The following nucleotide sequence is from Nitrospirota bacterium.
CATTTGATCATCATAATGGAAAGAATTACCAAGGCTGTTCCAGTAGACTGCTGTACCAAGCAGGACAAATAGTACAAGAACAATCCATGCCCTCCTGCATTTCATAGTAACAGGATCTCCATTGCAAGCTCCCTATTTCTCAAGACTTCTTATATACCCGGAAAGTGCAGTGTCAGCAGGATTTCTCCGGGCCGCCTCTTTGTAAGCCTTTACCGCCAGCTCCATCTTCCCTTCCTTCTCATATATCTTTCCGAGACTATAGTATGCCTGTATGTATTCAGGGTTAAGTTTTAAGACTGTAATATACTCACCCCTGGCTGCATCCAGGTTCCCTTCCATTTCATATATTGCTCCAAGATTAAACCGCGACCTTTCATACCCCGGGTTGATATTAAGGACCTTTTTATAAAATCCGGCAGCGGGTACCAAATCCCCCTTTTTTTGATAGATAAGCCCGAGGTTGTGATAACTCTTAAAATCAGCGGGATTCTTTTCCAGGACTTTTTTGTATGAATCTATCGCCGCTGGAAGATCACCCCGCTGCTGATATATAACACCAAGATTGTAATAAGGACGTGAATCTAACGGGTCGAGCCTGGTGACAATCATGTATTCACTGACAGCCAAATCAGGTCTTCCGATCTGCTGATATACGCTGCCGAGATTATAGTGAACACTGAGGGGATCAATTCCTGATTCGGGGGTTGCCAGCTCTAATGCACGAAGGAAACTGCTGACTGCCTTCTCATTATCCCCTGATCTCGCATAGGCAGTTCCAAGATTACTATAAGCCCTTGCTGATCCCGGGGACTTGGCTGCAGCATCGCTCCAGAGACTGAGTCCATCCTTCCAGACACTGTTTCTATGGACAGTTCCTATAGAATATATCAGCAAGAGGATTGATATTATCGCTGTTGGTAAATAGCCCGGCAAACTGGTAACCTTGATTTTACCCAGAATTATTCCTGCAAGAACAGCAAAGGTCACTATTGCCAGATAACCCCTGTTCTCCTGAAATATGGCATTTAAAGGAAAGAGAGTTGTAGGAATCAGGACGATAAAAAACCATATCATAAAGAAAGATGCCAGCCTCCAATACAAGGCCTTTGATCTATATAAAAATGCAGCCGTTATTATATATAAGATGAGAATGACAGCTGAAAACATTACCGGGCCGGCAAAAAAGGTTTTATATGTCACTGCATAATGATCAACATTGAGGCCGACAGGGAGTATAAATAGTCTCAAATATTTTACCAGTACCGGCAGCTCAGTGAAAATCTGTGTCGTCACACCGGCCCTGAAATGGGGAAGGAAACTGCCAAAGGAAAAGAGCCGCATAATCAGATATGGAATCAAAACAATAAGTACAAAGGGAAGATACAGTATGCAGGTTCGCCAGTTTAATACGTGGGCACTGCCTGTAACAGACCGGCTCGTGCTTTCCTGTCCAAACCCGTACAAGTCATACAGCCATAACATCACCGGCAAGGTAATAGCCACCTCTTTGCTAAGCATACCGGCAATAAAGGCGAGAAGAGAGAAGATGTAGAAGTAAGATCTCTTTTCACTTCTATACTTCACCCAGAAATAAAAACCCAGCAAGTAGAAAAACCCGCTCATAACGCTTGAGCGGGCCGTTAGATAGTTCACCACCTCTGAGTTGAAGGGATGGACCAGGAAGATAAGCCCGGCTGCCAGGGCAGCAAAACACCATTTACTGTCATTGCTGACACGAGAAAGATTCGAAGAGACCTTTGAGTCAGATTGCCTGGAACGGTTCTGCCGGTCTGGCAGCGAATTGTTTGACGGCGTCTGATCACCCCTGCACAACATAGTATTCAATATCAGAAATATCAGTAAAGCTGACCCGACATGAAAGGCCAGACTGGTAAGGTGATAGCTGACAGGATTCAGACCGCCCAGGGCATAATCAACAGCGTGGCTCATTACCACTAAAGGGCGGTAGTGTCCCGCTTTGTTAGGATTGGATGCAATTGTCTTCGGGTGTGTAAAGAAAAGGGGGATGTTTTTTAGTGTCCTGATGTTAAAGTTGTCTTCAATATATAGTTGATCATCATAATGAAAGGGGTTGCCAATACTGTTCTTATAGATTGCACTGCCTATGACGAGGAAGAGACACAGGATTACTATATCCCTGAACCACCACCTCCCTGTCCATTTTACCAATCGGTTCATATGTTATTTTAATCCCGTCCTGTCCTTATTGTTCAATCTTCTCCAGCCTGCTGCGTACATCCTGCAGCAGTGCCTTGTCCCCTTCACCTGCGTGCTCCAACACCTGATGATAATATTGTGCGGCCTCTTCTTTATTACCAGTACCCTCTGATAATATCCCCAGATAAAACCGTGATGACAGATCTCCGGGGGAAAGAGACATAGCCTTTACAAGGGCCTGATGAGCATCTGCGGCCCTCCCCTGTCTCATATATAAGATCCCGAGGTTTAAATAGGGCTTGTGGTATTCCGGGTCTATTCTCAGTGCCTCCCTGAAGCTTTTTTCTGCAAGATCAAGCCTGTCCTGCCTGTAGTAGACTACTCCAAGATTATAATGAATCTGCGCCTTATCAGGGTAACCCTCTGCCGCTTTTTCAAGCTCCATGGCAGCCATATCCAATTTCCTCTGGGCAAGATAAATCATGCCAAGGTTCTCATGGACAACGAAATTTTTCTGTCCACCCAGTGCCAGGGCCTCCTCCGACGCCTCAATCGCCTGATTATACATTCCAGCCCTTCTGTATGCAACACTGATAGCCGTATAAACCTCCGGCGACTTATCGGTCTTATTTAGCGCATCAGACCAGAGGGTCAGTTCATCTTTCCATATCATATTCCTTTGAAATGAAACTATGGAGTAGACAGTGAGTAGTGCTGCAAGTACTATTACTGCTGCTGATTTTAATTTTGTCCTGAAGAGCTCACCTATGGCAACACCTGCAAAAACCGCGAAACTCACCAGGGCCATGTATCCCCTGTTTTCCTGAAAAATATCATTCAAAGGGATTATAGTCGTCGGCAGAAGCACGATGAAAAACCATAACATAAAGAAGGATACAACCCGCCACGACTGGGATGCTTTAAAAAAAAGAAAAACTGCAATGAAGGTATAAACGAGCAGGATAATTACAGAGTATATCACTGGAAAAGACCAGAAGGTCTTATATATCTCCACCTGGTGGTATACTGACAGCGGGGCGGGGAAAATAAACATCTGAAGGTGCTTTACCAGTACGGGAAGTTCCGTTAATATCTGTGTCACAATATCTCTGCTGAAGCCGGGCATCAGCCTGCCGAAAGAGAATATCCGGATTACCAGATAAGGGATCGCCACTATCAGCACAAAAGGGAGATATGCCATATAGTTTCGCCAGTTTAAAAGCCAGGCGCTGCCGGTCACAGTCTGTCCGGTGCGGACTCTTCCAAACCCGTAGACGTCAGACAGCCATAATACGACAGGAAGCGTAATTACCACCTCCTTACACAGCATTCCTGCTACAAAGGCAAGGAGCGAGAAGATGTAGAAGTGAGCGGTCTTCTCACTTCTGTACTTCACCCAGAAATAAAAGGCAAGGAGATAGAAAAACCCGCTCATTACGCTCGATCTTGCAGTAATATAATTTACCGCCTCAGAGTTGAAGGGATGTACAAGGAAGATAAGTCCGGCAGCTATTGCTGCAAAGGACCACACACTTCCTGACATCGCCCGAATTATCAGGAATATCAAAAATGCCGACACAGCATGAAAGGCCAGATTTACTATGTGGTAGCCCGTCGGATTCAGTCCGCCAATTGCATAATTAATGGCATAACTCGATATTATCAACGGGCGGTAATGCCCCCCGGACTCGTGGAGTTTACCCGCTATCAGCATACGTGGTTTCAGAAAGAAATACGGAATATTTTTTACAGTCCGTATATTCCGGTTATATTCAACCGTTACCTGGTCATCATACTGAAATGAATTAGAGAAACTATTTGCAAAGACAAGGATGCCTATGCCTGTAAACAGACAGAGGATTAAGATCTTTGAGTGGAACAGGCGAATAAACATCAGCGATTTCTCATTAATGGCATTGTAACACTTTGTTGAAGGTATTTTGTTTCTACTGCCTGAGCCTGTTAAGGCGGGCAAGACGCTGCTGAGCCATCTCAGCGAATTTCCTTATTACTCCTCTGTCCACACCAAGCATGGCTGACCAGTTGTCAGGCCCTGCAGAGCTTAGCCTGATAACTTCACCATATTGTTCCGCTGCTTCATTGTTTCTGCCAAGCTTCTCAAGCGTATCTGCAAGTTCAAGCCTGGCCTGAATATAGGATGGATTAAGGCTGAGCGCCTTGCGAAACTCAACTTCAGACTCCTTCAGCCGCCCGCGGCCTGCCATTACAACTGCAAGGTTGTAATGGATATTTGGCTGGTCCTGCCACTCCTCAGCTGCCTTCTTCAAATAGAGTTCAGCATGTTCAAGGTCACCCTTCTGACCGTAAAGGATCGCAAGGTCATTTGAGATAACGGCCTCACCGGGAGCAATCCTGAGGGCCTTTTCATATTCAGCTATCGCCCTATCCGTCTTCCCCAGCATCTGGTATGTCCTGCCAAGATTAACAATCGCATAATAACTGTTTGGATCTATGGAGAGTCCTTTCTCGGCAGTCTCTGCAGAAAGAAAAAGGTCGCCGCGATCTCTGTAGGCATTTGCCAGTCCTGCATATGCGAGGCTTGACCGTGGTGTCTTTTCCACCGTATCCTTCCATAATGCAACACTATCCCCCCATACCATGTTCCGGTGCACTGTAATTGCCCCGTAAGTTCCAAGTAAGACAAGCAGTACGGCCATCATTGCCGAGCGTGATATTTTCTTACCCAACTCCGCTATGGCCATACCCATCAGGACAACAAAACTCACGATGGCCAGATATCCCCGGTTCTCCTGAAAGACTGCGTTAAGAGGGATGATAGTCGTTGGTAAAAGGACGATAAAAAACCAGAACATGAAGAACGAGGCTGCGCGCAGGGAATGTCTCCCCTTCCAAATAAAATAGAATGCCAGAAATATATAGAGTATGAGAAGGAAGCCTGAAAGAAGTACAGCCCCGAGAACACTGCTATATACCCCGGTATCATGGATTATGCTAAGGCCACGAGGTAATAAAAACATCTGCCAGTGTTTTACGAGTACAGGAATCTCCGTGAGAAGCTGTGTTATCATGTCCCGCTGGAATGGGTCTATCACCCTGCCAAGTGAAAAGAAACGTATCATAAGATAGGGGACCACTACGATCAGCACAAAAGGCAGATATGGGATGTAGGTTCGCCAATTTAAAACATAAGCCAAGGTTGAGGAGTGACGTCCGGGGGCCTGCTGAAACCCGTATAAATCATACAACCATAGCATCACCGGTAATGTAACCGCCACCTCCTTGCTCAGCATGCCTGCAACAAAGGCAAGCAGGGAGGCGATGTAGAAGTTAGAAGTAAAAGATGATAACTTTTCACTTCTATATCTCACCCAGAAATAAAAGGCCAGTAAATAGAAAAAACCGCTCATCACACTGGATCTTGCAGTAGTGTAATTAACTGCCTCAGAGTTAAATGGATGGACAAGGAAGATAAGCCCGGCAGCTATTGCTGCAAGGGACCACACACTATCATTGCTGACACCCTCAGGATGTGAAGTAATCCGGGTATCAGATTGCTTTGACCTGCCTCGCCGGTCTTTTGATGGAGGACTAACTGGCGCCTGCTCTACCCTGCCTGACATAGCCTTTACCATCAGGAATATCAAAAACGCCGACCCCGCATGAAATGCCAGATTTACTATGTGATAACCTATTGGGCTCAGCCCTCCGAGGGCATAATTAACAGCATAACTCATTATTACAAGCGGCCGGTAGTGACCGGCAACTTTAGGGTCATTGGCGCCCAGGGAGGGGTCAAAGAAGTAACGCGGGATATTACCTGGCTCCCGAATATTAACATTCCTGACAACAACCACATCATCATCAAACTCGAAGGGATTATTCAGTGAATTCAGATAAATAATACCTCCTATAAAGAGGAATATGACAAGGACCAGACCCGGGCGGGACAATACATTGAGAAAGACAGAGGTACTCTTAATCATAGCTTTCATAGAATTATTAGCAATAAATATGCCACTATATTAGAGAAAAGCCATTATGAATGTCAACTTAAAGCCCGGGTCAGGCATAAGCTTTAGCGATAAAATAAAAATTCATGCTATAATGTCGGCGTCGTGAATACAACAACCAGAGATAGAGCGATAAGACAGGCAGAAAGCGGGAAGAGACTGGGTTTATTTTTTTCAGCGGCCCTCGTTTTTTTATTTTTTCTTGCGATTTCTTATCAACTCTGGCTGCATGATCTTTTGCTCTGGGGTCCTCACCACTTCATCCCCGACGGGCATGGGGAGTTTGCCGAAAAATGGCACCAGTTCCTGTCAAACCCCGGCGCCGGGACATGGGCTGATCTGACTAAATGGTCATCCGGATACTACCAGGCAGGCAATTGGCTCACTGCCTTTCTGGCCGGACTTGTCATGTTCATCACAGGCTCCACGCTGCATGCATTTTTCCTGGTCAGCGGAATTTCCAGCGCCGTTACCTCCTGGTTTCTATATGTCTATCTGAGGAGATTTCTACGCATAAAAGGCAGCCATTGCCTGATGATCCTGATCCTTTTCTGGAGCCACATCGTGGTACTGACCTCTTTGCTCCGACCCATGACAGATGCCCTTCTTCTCGCATTTGTCACCGCCTCGTTATATCTCATTACCGACTACTTCACTAATCGGCGCCCGGTCTCTTATGGCATCATAATCATCATTGTCCTCTCGCTGGGAATCATGGTCAAATTTTCATTTGCTCCAATCCTGGCAGTTCCCCTGACTGCCTGGATATTTTTGAAGTTTTCGGCTAAAAAGCCTCAACAACCTTCAAAACAAATCCTGCTATGGTCGGCTGCCTGTTTGCTCATTCCCTTGTTCTTCTGGTTTATTTATGTCCGCTCTCTGGACCTCTTTCCCACCATTGACATGCAGCGACAGGTACTGAAGCAATTTCGATACTCTTATAATCCTTTACGGTTCATCTATTCTTTCATCATTGCCGGGCAGGGCTACCTGTTTTTTCTTAAAAACAGCTTACGGAATAAATTGACTTCGCCGGCATATATGATACCGCTGCTCTGGAGCCTTGGATATCTCGTCCTGATTATTTCAGGCGGCGTGCCATTCTGGAACCGGCATTTCCTTGTATTTCTCCCGGTGCTCTTCATAATCTGTGGAGAATCCATAAGCCGGTATATTCAATCGCGCCGGTATTGGTGGATTCTCCCATCTGTTTTTATCCTTATAAATTTCATCATCGTTTTTCTATTGTTGAGCGATAACAAAGGCTCACCACTCCTGCAGCCTTTTCTTTATGGATGATCAGTCAGGATGGCCAGGCAGTTCGGGTTTATCCCGATAAAAATTGCTCTTTGAATCTCAAGGCAGGGTAATAATCCGGTTTGACTTTCAAGGCACGGTTTATTAAATCCAGTGCCGTTTTTTTATCTTTTTCAGTCATCATCTCAAGCTCAGCCAAATTCAAGAGACAGAGATAATTATCCGGGTCAAGGTCAACACAGCCCTGAATAAGGTCTTTCGCCTTTAATAATTCTTTTTTGCTGACGAGGTCATCAGCAAGATATATTCTGGGTAAAGTCTGTCTGCTGTTTATATTCAATGACTTCTCAAGATATGTCAATGCCTCTCCTTTCCTTCCATCTCTCATTAATCCCATTGCATAAGAATTGAGGGTGGTTGGATTATCAGGTCTGTATGAAAGAGACTTCTCCAGGTAAGTTAACCCTTGTTTATAATAAATACCTTTGAGCATGCTCGAACCGATCTTGTAATTGACATCTGCAAAATAATAGCTTGCCATTGGATAAGGATAAATGAGATCGGCAGCGGTTTTCAGTTCAGCGAAAAAGTCTTTGTCTCTGTTAAGATGTTTCAGATGTGACCTTATCAGGTGGGTTCTGGCGCTGAAGTATTTTGCCAGGACCGGCTCAAACTCCCGGGAACTTTCGGAAGAAGTAAACTTAAGCATTTTGGGTAAATTAAATTCTCTTTTCTCAAGAAAATATGAGACATTTTCCTTTTCTGTTCTCCTTACCAGAGTACGCGGCGTTAAAAACTCAATGATCGGGTAGTTGTCTGTGTTGATTGGGAGTCCCTTGCCAATATCGGGTATTTTATTTTCGTCGAACATATAGTTTGCCAGAAAATCGTATATATTATCAATCCCTATCTCTTTCAGGTCCTGAGCAATGCCGGGCTCGGATATCCGCCTCTTTAAATTTTCGACATCTATAACCAGGGGCTCTTCAGACCCTATCAGTATCATGTCGTTAAATGCAAACCATGCAGATACATGCGGAAAAACAGCATGAAATGTTTTTATAATTATCCTTGCCTCTTCAACCCCTACCTGGTACAGGGGAAGATACTGACACATTATGCCGCCGGGCTTTAATGCCCTTCTGGCATTTTGAAAGTGTTCCAGATCATACAAGTACCCGGATCCCATGAAGAACGGATCAAGGGGATCTTCCGTGATTACATCGTATTTTTTTCGGGTCGTCTTCAGGTAGTTTCGCCCGTCATCAAATATCAGGTGTGCATTTGGATTGTCCAGGACATCACGGTTGTATTTCTTGAACAGTCTGGCGCCACCTACAACTTCTGGAGAAATCTCGATAGCGTCAGACTGATGTCCATGACGTGCCAGGGCGCTGAATGTCATGCCTGCCCCAAGCCCGATAACAACCGATTCTCTGGGGTCAGGATGCAGAAGCATGGGGAGGTGTCCGAGAAGGTACTGGTTTGCCACGTCTGTAATTGAAGTGCTGGCCATAGGCTTTCCATTAATGCTGATAGTCGTCGGATCTATGTAGCCAATGACCGAGACATTTACATTGACACCCTCCTTATAATACATTAAGGGCAAATCATTTTTCGCTGCCATCAAAGATTTTACATCATCATAAAGACGGACATAAGGTGCGCTGTCCATCAGCTTTGCATCCCATGGTCGAAAAAGAATGAGTGAAGTGACTGCGGTAATACCGCAGAACACAACAACTGCAGTCTTCTGAATCCTGCCTGGCAGCATCAATGACAGCATGACCGCTATTGCCAAACCAGCCAGCCCCATGACTGTGATTGTAGTTTGAGTCCCAAGCAGGGGTAAAAAGATGAACCCCCCTATAAACGATCCGAAGACTCCGCCTACGGTATTGAGTGCATAGACTGATCCGACGTCTCCACCTGATTTTGAGGCCTTTTGGGCATAAACAGCTGTGACCAGGGGGAAGGCCGCTCCAAACATAAGGGTTGGAATGAAAAGGACAATAACATTTATGATAATCTTAATTATGAAGAATCCTGAAAAACTTTTCAGCCCCATAGATAGATAAGTGAATAGAACAGGAAGCTGATCATAATACCTGACAGCCAGCAGAGAGTAGAGGGAGGCTGCGAGTTCTACCAGGGTAAGGGCCAGTATTGCTGACCTGATACGGCTTAATAATCTTGTTGCAATCTCACTCCCGAGACCCAGGCCTATAATAAAAACAGAAAGCATCAGTCCAAAAGTATAAACCGTGTTCCCTGTCACCTGTATCAGGAGCCTGATCCATGCAACCTGATATACCATCGAGATTAATCCGGCTATACAAAACAGTGACAGAACATATTTCTGCGACGGGGTATGCCGATAGCCCGTTATCACAGGGAGTTCGGCAGGTGCTGCGTTATTACTCCTGAAAATTGCGAAGGCGGATATCCCGATTCCAATGTTAATTATACCGGCAAGGTACAGGCTTTCATTTACCCCGGCCAAAGGTATAAGCAGCATGGTGCCAAGTATTGTTCCCAACGCAGCCCCAAGTGTATTAATGGCATAAAGGCGTCCTGCATCGAAGGCAACCTTTTCGTCACTACTTGTCACAAGTTTTACCAGTACAGGCAGGGTTGCCCCCATAAGTGTTGTAGGTAAAAGAAGCCCGATATATGAGAGTATAAACCGGACTAATGTGAGGCTGAAGAGTCCGGTATCTATGAAAGGATAAATTAAAGAATAGATACCCTCTATGCCAAGAAATACAAAGGGACTGCAAATACCGAAGACGCCAATCAATATCTCAAGGATTGCATAGGTGAAGAGAGGGTTACGTCCACGATCCATTGCCCGGCCAATTAACCAGGCCCCCAGGGCTAATCCTGTAAAAAATACAGTGAGAATTGTGGTAACCGCATAGACAGTACTCCCAAAGATGAGACCCAGCTTCCGGTTCCACATGATCTCGTATATCAGAGCAGAAGACCCTGATAAGAAGAACATCAAATATATAATTGTCCTGTACCACATAACTTAATATCTGATAAAACCCATCATGAATTTAATTTTTGAAGATAGAGTATAGAAATAAAGTGTCCTCATGTCAATATTGATTCTAATGCGCAGGGCTATTGCTGCGGGAAAGCCTTTGGCGTGCCTTTTCTGCAGTCTCCTCCTGCTCCTTTCTTTCCTTCTCCGTCATAGATGCAATTGCTTCACTCTCCCCGGAAGCCAGCCTGATAATTTCCTGATACTGCACACCCGCTTCCCCCAACCTGCCAAGTTTTTCAAGCGTCATACCGAGTTCATATCTGGCCTGAAAATAAGAAGGACTGAGGCTGATGGCCTTGTTAAACTGACCCTCTGCATCCTGTAATCTGCCGCGTTCCACGGCGATAACACCGAGATTATAATAGACATGGGGCCGGTCTTTCCATACCTCTGCCACTTTCCTCCAATACAACTCCGAACGATTCAGATCACCCTTCTGCAGGTATAAAGCTGCCAGGTCATTCCAGACAATGACCTGGGTAGAAGAGATCCTCAGTGCATTCTCATATTCCTCTATTGCATTCTCAGGTTGTCCAAGTGCCTGATAAATGCGGCCCAGATTAAGCCGGAGAGAAAAATTATTCGGAGCTGCATTTATTCCCTTCTTTGCCTCTTCACGTGCAAGAAATAAATCTCCACGGGTTGCATAAGCCGCTGCCAGTCCTGCATAGGCCAGGCCGGAGCCGGGTGTTTTATCCAGGACATCCTTCCAGAATACTACACTGTCCCCCCATATCGTATTGCGGTAAACCGTAACAACACTATATGCCCCGAGTAAAAACACTAAAACAACCACCATGACCACCCGGGCTATCCTCGTGTCCAGTTCCGATAAACTCACCCCTGCCAAAACCGTAAAACTCACCATAGCCAGATACCCGCGATTCTCCTGAAAAACAGCATTCAGGGGAATGATTGTAGTTGGCAAAAGCACGATAATAAACCAGATCATAAAGAATGATACTATACGCCGCTTAGCGCTGCCCCGGATCATAAGGTAAATGGCGGAAACAAAATAAAGTAATATCAAGATACCTGAAAACAGAACAGTCATTGTGATACTGTGTTTTATCTCTACATCATGGATAAGCGTCAATCCGGAGGGGAAAAAGAACATCTGCCAGTGTCTTACCAGCACCGGCAGCTCGGTAAATAGCTGCGTCATCAAATCACGCTGAAATGGGTCAAGCACCCTCCCGAAAGAGAATAACCGGATTACCAGGTACGGGACCATCACAATAAGCACAAAAGGAAGATATGGTACATAAGTACGCCAGTGAACTAAAGTGCGGAGTCGAGAGCGCCCGGGGTCCGGTATAATTACAGATGAATCCGAAGGACTTGGCCCGCGCCCACGGAAGTAAAGGTCATACAGCCATAATACAAGAGGCAGCGTAATAACCACCTCCTTACACAGCATCCCTGCTACAAAGGCAAGGAGAGAGAAGATGTAGAAGTTAGAGGTCTTCGCACCCCTGTACTTCACCCAGCAGTAAAAGGCAAGGAGGTAGAAGAACCCGCTCATTAGGCTGGACCTGGCACTGACGTAATTAATGGCCTCTGAGTTAAAAGGATGGATAAGATAAATAAGACCTGCCGAAAAGGGGGCAAGAAAGGCGGTGGTGATTCCTGTTAAGTTGGCTGGTTGCGGGATAATGGCCTGAAGTATTAAAAATACCAGAAATGACGATCCGACATGAAAGAGCAGGTTTACCAGGTGATAGCCGGCAGGGTTTAAACCTCCAAGTGCATAATTGACCACATAGCTCGCAGCCACAAGAGGACGGTAGTGGCCGGCGTTGGCAGGGTCATTCGTACTTAGCCGGGGCTCAATAAAAAACTGCAGGATATTCCCGGTATCCCGGATATGTATGTTTTCTACAATATCTTCAAAGTCATCCAGACGGAAAGGATTGTCTATTGCGTTGAAATAGACAAAACTCCCCATTAGAAGGAAGATAAGAAAAACAATATATGAACGTGTCAGGAGTACTGGCAAGATAATCAAACTTTCTAATTTATGTTATGCAGCTATCTTTATGTCAGCAAGATATATGCCATCATAAAACTAAAATGTGGTGCTGATTGAGATTCCGATGTTATTCTGATAGTAGCCGCCTCCACCGCCAACCGTCGGTATCGGGGTAGCCAGTATGTCTCTTAAGGTCTGCAGCTCCTCTGCTGTTGGCGGAGGAAGATTGGTATGACTTATGGCATAAGCAAAATTATAGTTTAACGAAACATTTATGCTTTCCTGCAGGTTAACGCTGAAACCGGCACTCAGCGTCTGGTTGGTATTTCTGCGGAAACTCTGAAAAAGTGTCTGGGAATCCGGATTACTATAGTCTACAAAGCTTATGGTATAACCGAGATTAGCTCCTAAGCCGGTGAATAATGAACGGCCGTAGCTTAAAGAGATGGTATGGGTTCTGTTTGCATAATTGCTGCCTATCGGGTCAAGGTTCTTATAGATGCTGAATGAATAACTCCCCGATAAAGAATCCCTGAGAGTAAGCTGTTGTATCAGTGACGCACTCAGGGTGTGCTGTTCCGCGTTGCTCAACTTGTTGATATCTGACTGCCCTCTTAAACCGGTATAACTCAGGGAGGCCGAGGTTGGTATTGATCTCGGATCTGTCCTGGCAACACCGTAGAATTTTGTCTCGGTATAGCTATGTACGCCGTCAAAATAAGAATTCGAAATTGACAATACCCCGGATATGGTACGGTCTGAAGGAAACTGATAAATTCCGTTAAGGGATAGTGAATATGCATT
It contains:
- a CDS encoding tetratricopeptide repeat protein; this encodes MNRLVKWTGRWWFRDIVILCLFLVIGSAIYKNSIGNPFHYDDQLYIEDNFNIRTLKNIPLFFTHPKTIASNPNKAGHYRPLVVMSHAVDYALGGLNPVSYHLTSLAFHVGSALLIFLILNTMLCRGDQTPSNNSLPDRQNRSRQSDSKVSSNLSRVSNDSKWCFAALAAGLIFLVHPFNSEVVNYLTARSSVMSGFFYLLGFYFWVKYRSEKRSYFYIFSLLAFIAGMLSKEVAITLPVMLWLYDLYGFGQESTSRSVTGSAHVLNWRTCILYLPFVLIVLIPYLIMRLFSFGSFLPHFRAGVTTQIFTELPVLVKYLRLFILPVGLNVDHYAVTYKTFFAGPVMFSAVILILYIITAAFLYRSKALYWRLASFFMIWFFIVLIPTTLFPLNAIFQENRGYLAIVTFAVLAGIILGKIKVTSLPGYLPTAIISILLLIYSIGTVHRNSVWKDGLSLWSDAAAKSPGSARAYSNLGTAYARSGDNEKAVSSFLRALELATPESGIDPLSVHYNLGSVYQQIGRPDLAVSEYMIVTRLDPLDSRPYYNLGVIYQQRGDLPAAIDSYKKVLEKNPADFKSYHNLGLIYQKKGDLVPAAGFYKKVLNINPGYERSRFNLGAIYEMEGNLDAARGEYITVLKLNPEYIQAYYSLGKIYEKEGKMELAVKAYKEAARRNPADTALSGYIRSLEK
- a CDS encoding tetratricopeptide repeat protein, which produces MFIRLFHSKILILCLFTGIGILVFANSFSNSFQYDDQVTVEYNRNIRTVKNIPYFFLKPRMLIAGKLHESGGHYRPLIISSYAINYAIGGLNPTGYHIVNLAFHAVSAFLIFLIIRAMSGSVWSFAAIAAGLIFLVHPFNSEAVNYITARSSVMSGFFYLLAFYFWVKYRSEKTAHFYIFSLLAFVAGMLCKEVVITLPVVLWLSDVYGFGRVRTGQTVTGSAWLLNWRNYMAYLPFVLIVAIPYLVIRIFSFGRLMPGFSRDIVTQILTELPVLVKHLQMFIFPAPLSVYHQVEIYKTFWSFPVIYSVIILLVYTFIAVFLFFKASQSWRVVSFFMLWFFIVLLPTTIIPLNDIFQENRGYMALVSFAVFAGVAIGELFRTKLKSAAVIVLAALLTVYSIVSFQRNMIWKDELTLWSDALNKTDKSPEVYTAISVAYRRAGMYNQAIEASEEALALGGQKNFVVHENLGMIYLAQRKLDMAAMELEKAAEGYPDKAQIHYNLGVVYYRQDRLDLAEKSFREALRIDPEYHKPYLNLGILYMRQGRAADAHQALVKAMSLSPGDLSSRFYLGILSEGTGNKEEAAQYYHQVLEHAGEGDKALLQDVRSRLEKIEQ
- a CDS encoding tetratricopeptide repeat protein; amino-acid sequence: MIKSTSVFLNVLSRPGLVLVIFLFIGGIIYLNSLNNPFEFDDDVVVVRNVNIREPGNIPRYFFDPSLGANDPKVAGHYRPLVIMSYAVNYALGGLSPIGYHIVNLAFHAGSAFLIFLMVKAMSGRVEQAPVSPPSKDRRGRSKQSDTRITSHPEGVSNDSVWSLAAIAAGLIFLVHPFNSEAVNYTTARSSVMSGFFYLLAFYFWVRYRSEKLSSFTSNFYIASLLAFVAGMLSKEVAVTLPVMLWLYDLYGFQQAPGRHSSTLAYVLNWRTYIPYLPFVLIVVVPYLMIRFFSLGRVIDPFQRDMITQLLTEIPVLVKHWQMFLLPRGLSIIHDTGVYSSVLGAVLLSGFLLILYIFLAFYFIWKGRHSLRAASFFMFWFFIVLLPTTIIPLNAVFQENRGYLAIVSFVVLMGMAIAELGKKISRSAMMAVLLVLLGTYGAITVHRNMVWGDSVALWKDTVEKTPRSSLAYAGLANAYRDRGDLFLSAETAEKGLSIDPNSYYAIVNLGRTYQMLGKTDRAIAEYEKALRIAPGEAVISNDLAILYGQKGDLEHAELYLKKAAEEWQDQPNIHYNLAVVMAGRGRLKESEVEFRKALSLNPSYIQARLELADTLEKLGRNNEAAEQYGEVIRLSSAGPDNWSAMLGVDRGVIRKFAEMAQQRLARLNRLRQ
- a CDS encoding glycosyltransferase family 39 protein — encoded protein: MNTTTRDRAIRQAESGKRLGLFFSAALVFLFFLAISYQLWLHDLLLWGPHHFIPDGHGEFAEKWHQFLSNPGAGTWADLTKWSSGYYQAGNWLTAFLAGLVMFITGSTLHAFFLVSGISSAVTSWFLYVYLRRFLRIKGSHCLMILILFWSHIVVLTSLLRPMTDALLLAFVTASLYLITDYFTNRRPVSYGIIIIIVLSLGIMVKFSFAPILAVPLTAWIFLKFSAKKPQQPSKQILLWSAACLLIPLFFWFIYVRSLDLFPTIDMQRQVLKQFRYSYNPLRFIYSFIIAGQGYLFFLKNSLRNKLTSPAYMIPLLWSLGYLVLIISGGVPFWNRHFLVFLPVLFIICGESISRYIQSRRYWWILPSVFILINFIIVFLLLSDNKGSPLLQPFLYG